From one Puniceicoccales bacterium genomic stretch:
- a CDS encoding NAD-dependent epimerase/dehydratase family protein: MWLTFGYFAPGCDSVKALVTGGSGFLGFHLVSLLQEHGMEVRSLARREQYVLQERGVECVRCDVSYKDEVDVAMGGGIDVVFHAAGKAGLGCEVDDYFNTNVIGTENVINACKKHGIKYLIYTSSPSVVFNGRAFSGGNESLPYGRNYHWHYARTKAIGEKAILAANGDELRTVVVRPHMIIGPGDPHFMPRILAAAKEKKLKIVGNGQNMVDVTFVENAAWAHLLAFKAIENGGVACGKAYFIGQESPIRLWDFINDAIEFVGMKRITSRISLWKAYIMGYLYEKIYSFGVASKDPPMTRALAIALSKNHYFSHEAAKKDLDYEPIVLLDEGKDRVFKYLVDSL, encoded by the coding sequence GTGTGGTTGACTTTCGGTTATTTTGCCCCAGGATGCGATTCCGTGAAGGCTCTTGTCACAGGAGGAAGTGGTTTTCTAGGTTTTCATCTGGTTTCTCTATTGCAGGAACATGGGATGGAAGTGCGTTCATTGGCCAGGCGTGAGCAGTATGTGCTTCAGGAGCGTGGTGTAGAATGTGTGCGTTGCGATGTGTCCTATAAAGATGAGGTCGATGTGGCCATGGGTGGTGGTATCGATGTGGTTTTTCATGCCGCTGGAAAGGCTGGCCTTGGTTGTGAAGTTGATGACTATTTTAATACCAATGTCATAGGTACCGAAAATGTCATAAATGCATGCAAGAAGCACGGAATTAAATATTTAATTTATACCAGTTCCCCCAGTGTCGTTTTCAATGGCAGAGCATTTTCCGGAGGAAACGAAAGCCTGCCCTATGGACGCAATTATCATTGGCATTACGCCAGGACTAAGGCCATAGGAGAGAAGGCTATATTGGCTGCCAATGGCGATGAGCTCAGGACCGTAGTTGTTAGGCCGCATATGATTATTGGCCCCGGTGATCCTCATTTTATGCCTAGGATTTTGGCAGCGGCTAAGGAAAAAAAATTGAAGATTGTTGGCAATGGCCAAAATATGGTCGATGTTACCTTTGTGGAGAATGCAGCCTGGGCTCATTTGCTTGCTTTCAAAGCCATAGAAAATGGTGGTGTGGCCTGTGGGAAGGCCTATTTCATTGGCCAGGAATCGCCCATACGTCTATGGGATTTTATAAACGATGCGATTGAGTTCGTTGGTATGAAAAGGATCACATCTCGCATTTCTCTGTGGAAAGCCTATATAATGGGCTATTTGTATGAAAAAATATATTCATTTGGTGTTGCTTCGAAAGATCCTCCCATGACCAGAGCTTTGGCCATAGCATTGAGCAAAAATCATTATTTTTCCCACGAAGC